The Larimichthys crocea isolate SSNF chromosome XI, L_crocea_2.0, whole genome shotgun sequence genome has a segment encoding these proteins:
- the LOC104929769 gene encoding protein LEG1 homolog isoform X2 — MEAEMLSPSSSVMLRPTVLSLLLACAVSLGSSTVILENGMPLMWAQTWGQVTDLPTQNGILNPDPWNVLHRMSLYRLMISATDSYMGCMGTNATDNPIWGLPLQLGWMKTSGRLADPTSTTTCGLQTGDPMCISTQSWWGCVNYFTSALPFLSAAKQGFMGEGVQVQMQVPEGVTDFCTTYTDCAALYPDVMAKWDAFFEGLKSAKDSPLPDNEKKDYLLGIYWAAQMVSTHTSAMCSARKSHYSSVEMSFAQNWVNSAEYVSAAHFHSNLNNSARFLTPLPNRVLKVGDSPPNIADLSEDENHTLSIFSWMSNINTLLGGSLVRMWKSAMCSVTTREKGRELLNQLLLDPRFATTSFLSIISGMTTSC; from the exons TCCCAGCTCCTCAGTCATGCTGCGTCCAACggtcctcagcctcctcctggcATGTGCGGTGTCTCTGGGCAGCTCTACGGTCATCCTAGAAAATGGCATGCCTTTAATGTGGGCGCAAACGTGGGGCCAAGTGACTGACCTGCCGACGCAGAATGGCATCCTGAATCCAGACCCCTGGAACGTCCTCCATCGCATGAGTCTTTACCGGCTGATGATATCTGCTACAGACTCGTATATGGGCTGCATGGGGACAAATGCTACAGACAATCCTATATGGGGACTACCACTGCAGCTTGGATGGATGAAAACTTCAG GGCGTCTCGCTGATCCAACCAGTACTACAACCTGCGGCCTGCAAACTGGAGATCCCATGTGTATTTCTACTCAGAGCTGGTGGGGCT gcGTGAACTACTTTACCTCTGCACTGCCCTTCCTGTCTGCCGCCAAGCAGGGCTTCATGGGAGAAGGAGTTCAG GTCCAGATGCAGGTACCTGAAGGTGTAACAGACTTTTGCACCACATACACCGACTGTGCAGCTCTGTACCCTGATGTCATGGCTAAGTGGGATGCCTTTTTTGAG GGCCTCAAGTCTGCAAAGGACTCTCCTCTCCCTGACAACGAGAAGAAAGACTATCTTCTCGGTATCTACTGGGCCGCCCAAATGGTTTCAACTCATACCTCAGCTATGTGCAGTGCCAg AAAGAGTCACTACTCTTCTGTCGAGATGTCATTTGCACAGAACTGGGTGAACTCAGCAGAGTACGTTTCTGCAGCACATTTCCACTCCAATCTAAATAATTCTGCGCGTTTTTTAACCCCCCTGCCAAACCGAGTTTTAAAG GTGGGCGACAGCCCGCCTAACATTGCCGATCTGAGTGAGGACGAGAACCACACACTGTCTATCTTCTCCTGGATGAGTAACATCAACACTCTACTGG GGGGGTCGTTGGTGCGTATGTGGAAAAGTGCAATGTGTTCAGTGACCACAAGAGAGAAGGGCAGAGAGCTGTTGAACCAGCTTCTGCTGGATCCCAGGTTTGCTACAACCTCTTTCCTGTCCATCATCTCTGGAATGACTACGAGCTGCTGA
- the LOC104929769 gene encoding protein LEG1 homolog isoform X1 — protein sequence MEAEMLRYSPSSSVMLRPTVLSLLLACAVSLGSSTVILENGMPLMWAQTWGQVTDLPTQNGILNPDPWNVLHRMSLYRLMISATDSYMGCMGTNATDNPIWGLPLQLGWMKTSGRLADPTSTTTCGLQTGDPMCISTQSWWGCVNYFTSALPFLSAAKQGFMGEGVQVQMQVPEGVTDFCTTYTDCAALYPDVMAKWDAFFEGLKSAKDSPLPDNEKKDYLLGIYWAAQMVSTHTSAMCSARKSHYSSVEMSFAQNWVNSAEYVSAAHFHSNLNNSARFLTPLPNRVLKVGDSPPNIADLSEDENHTLSIFSWMSNINTLLGGSLVRMWKSAMCSVTTREKGRELLNQLLLDPRFATTSFLSIISGMTTSC from the exons TCCCAGCTCCTCAGTCATGCTGCGTCCAACggtcctcagcctcctcctggcATGTGCGGTGTCTCTGGGCAGCTCTACGGTCATCCTAGAAAATGGCATGCCTTTAATGTGGGCGCAAACGTGGGGCCAAGTGACTGACCTGCCGACGCAGAATGGCATCCTGAATCCAGACCCCTGGAACGTCCTCCATCGCATGAGTCTTTACCGGCTGATGATATCTGCTACAGACTCGTATATGGGCTGCATGGGGACAAATGCTACAGACAATCCTATATGGGGACTACCACTGCAGCTTGGATGGATGAAAACTTCAG GGCGTCTCGCTGATCCAACCAGTACTACAACCTGCGGCCTGCAAACTGGAGATCCCATGTGTATTTCTACTCAGAGCTGGTGGGGCT gcGTGAACTACTTTACCTCTGCACTGCCCTTCCTGTCTGCCGCCAAGCAGGGCTTCATGGGAGAAGGAGTTCAG GTCCAGATGCAGGTACCTGAAGGTGTAACAGACTTTTGCACCACATACACCGACTGTGCAGCTCTGTACCCTGATGTCATGGCTAAGTGGGATGCCTTTTTTGAG GGCCTCAAGTCTGCAAAGGACTCTCCTCTCCCTGACAACGAGAAGAAAGACTATCTTCTCGGTATCTACTGGGCCGCCCAAATGGTTTCAACTCATACCTCAGCTATGTGCAGTGCCAg AAAGAGTCACTACTCTTCTGTCGAGATGTCATTTGCACAGAACTGGGTGAACTCAGCAGAGTACGTTTCTGCAGCACATTTCCACTCCAATCTAAATAATTCTGCGCGTTTTTTAACCCCCCTGCCAAACCGAGTTTTAAAG GTGGGCGACAGCCCGCCTAACATTGCCGATCTGAGTGAGGACGAGAACCACACACTGTCTATCTTCTCCTGGATGAGTAACATCAACACTCTACTGG GGGGGTCGTTGGTGCGTATGTGGAAAAGTGCAATGTGTTCAGTGACCACAAGAGAGAAGGGCAGAGAGCTGTTGAACCAGCTTCTGCTGGATCCCAGGTTTGCTACAACCTCTTTCCTGTCCATCATCTCTGGAATGACTACGAGCTGCTGA